A genome region from Pangasianodon hypophthalmus isolate fPanHyp1 chromosome 11, fPanHyp1.pri, whole genome shotgun sequence includes the following:
- the lpar3 gene encoding lysophosphatidic acid receptor 3, which produces MSSQNECYYGEQMGFFYKKTNSTTENWESTHLIVLQCVGCIFCCFILVSNAMVITAVITNIRFHYAFYYLVANLAASDLLAGIAYLYLIFNTGAVSQTLTVQKYFLRQGMLDTSLSASLANLLVIALERYISIMNWKVHSNLTKRRVTLLIVLVWGFSIIMGAVPSLGWNCICSIDQCSLLAPIFSRSYLIFWSALNLGIFIIMVAIYIRIYVYVMKKTRVLNDHATGSLKRKKTPIKLIKTVMTVLGVFVICWTPGLVVLLLDGLKCEQCNLLKFKRWFLLLAVLNSVMNPIIYSYKDEEMWATIKNLLRCVCNGTRRQRSSRANTRHTTSSTEMSTSLRLSEEKKTTQDMLKT; this is translated from the exons ATGTCCAGTCAGAACGAGTGTTACTATGGGGAGCagatgggttttttttacaAGAAAACCAATTCGACCACTGAAAACTGGGAGTCCACGCATCTGATTGTGCTTCAGTGTGTGGGCTGCATCTTCTGTTGCTTCATCCTGGTGTCCAACGCAATGGTCATCACCGCTGTAATCACCAACATCCGGTTTCACTACGCATTCTATTATCTTGTGGCCAACCTTGCTGCCTCAGACCTTCTTGCTGGGATCGCATATTTGTATCTCATTTTCAACACTGGTGCAGTGTCCCAAACACTGACTGTGCAGAAGTACTTTCTTCGGCAGGGCATGTTGGACACAAGCCTCTCGGCCTCACTTGCCAACCTGCTGGTGATTGCTCTGGAGCGCTACATCTCCATCATGAACTGGAAAGTACACAGTAACCTTACAAAGCGGCGGGTAACCCTCTTGATCGTGCTGGTTTGGGGCTTCTCCATCATTATGGGTGCAGTACCAAGCCTGGGCTGGAACTGCATCTGCAGTATTGACCAGTGCTCACTGCTGGCACCAATCTTCAGCAGGAGCTACCTGATCTTCTGGTCTGCATTAAACCTGGGGATTTTCATCATAATGGTAGCCATATACATAAGGATATATGTCTATGTTATGAAGAAAACACGTGTCTTAAATGACCATGCCACTGGATCTTTGAAACGCAAGAAGACACCAATCAAGCTCATTAAAACAGTGATGACTGTATTGG GGGTGTTTGTGATCTGTTGGACACCTGGTCTTGTTGTGCTCCTCCTGGATGGCTTAAAATGTGAGCAGTGTAATTTGCTGAAGTTTAAGCGGTGGTTTCTTCTTCTGGCTGTCCTCAACTCTGTGATGAACCCTATCATATACTCTTACAAGGACGAAGAAATGTGGGCCACCATCAAGAATTTGCTGCGATGTGTATGTAATGGCACCCGTCGCCAGAGGTCATCTAGGGCCAACACTCGTCATACCACCTCAAGCACAGAAATGAGTACCAGTCTACGTCTCTCAGAGGAGAAAAAGACAACACAGGACATGCTGAAGACCTAA